A portion of the Carya illinoinensis cultivar Pawnee chromosome 11, C.illinoinensisPawnee_v1, whole genome shotgun sequence genome contains these proteins:
- the LOC122282828 gene encoding probable pectate lyase 5, translated as MASFCLHFVITFLLSLLLPTLIYSSPVQDPELVVQQVQRSINNASRIRRNLAYLSCGTGNPIDDCWRCDPNWEQNRQKLADCAIGFGRNAIGGRDGKIYVVTDSSDDDAVNPKPGTLRYAVVQDEPLWIIFARDMVIKLKEELIMNSFKTIDGRGASVHIAGGPCITVQYVNNIIIHGINIHDCKQGGNANVRSSPSHYGWRTISDGDGVSIFGGSHVWVDHCSLSNCADGLIDAIHGSTAITISNNYLTHHDKVMLLGHSDTYTQDKAMQVTIAFNHFGEGLVQRMPRCRHGYFHVVNNDYTHWEMYAIGGSADPTINSQGNRFAAPDDRSSKEVTKHEDAPESEWKNWNWRSEGDLLINGAFFTASGAGASSSYAKASSLSARPSSLVGAITTSAGALNCRKGSHC; from the exons ATGGCAAGCTTTTGTTTGCACTTTGTCATCACCTTCCTCCTGTCTCTCCTTCTCCCAACCCTCATTTACTCCTCCCCAGTTCAGGATCCAGAGCTAGTAGTACAACAAGTACAAAG GAGCATCAACAATGCCTCTCGGATCAGGAGGAACCTGGCTTATCTTTCTTGCGGGACAGGCAACCCAATTGATGACTGCTGGAGATGTGACCCCAATTGGGAGCAGAACCGCCAGAAGCTGGCTGATTGTGCAATTGGGTTTGGGAGGAATGCCATTGGTGGAAGAGATGGCAAGATTTATGTGGTCACAGACTCCAGCGATGATGATGCAGTGAACCCAAAGCCAGGGACTCTGAGATATGCAGTAGTCCAAGATGAGCCATTGTGGATCATCTTTGCACGTGATATGGTGATAAAGTTGAAGGAAGAGCTGATTATGAATTCGTTTAAGACCATTGATGGGAGGGGAGCGAGTGTGCACATTGCTGGGGGTCCATGCATTACTGTTCAGTATGTGAACAACATTATAATCCATGGCATAAATATACATGACTGTAAACAAGGAGGGAATGCTAATGTGAGGAGCTCCCCATCGCACTATGGGTGGAGGACGATCTCGGATGGCGACGGTGTGTCGATCTTTGGCGGTAGCCATGTGTGGGTGGACCATTGCTCACTATCAAACTGTGCAGATGGGCTGATTGATGCAATTCATGGGTCTACTGCCATTACCATCTCAAACAATTACTTGACACATCATGATAAGGTCATGTTGTTGGGTCACAGCGATACTTACACTCAGGACAAGGCCATGCAGGTCACCATCGCCTTCAACCATTTTGGAGAAGGGCTTGTCCAAAGAATGCCAAG ATGTAGGCACGGGTACTTCCATGTAGTGAACAATGACTACACTCATTGGGAAATGTATGCCATTGGAGGGAGTGCAGACCCTACTATTAATAGCCAAGGAAACAGATTTGCTGCACCAGATGACAGATCCAGCAAAGAG GTGACCAAACATGAAGATGCACCAGAAAGTGAATGGAAGAACTGGAATTGGAGGTCTGAGGGAGACCTCTTGATAAATGGTGCATTTTTTACTGCATCCGGGGCTGGGGCTTCATCAAGCTACGCTAAGGCTTCCAGCTTAAGTGCAAGACCATCTTCTCTTGTCGGTGCAATTACAACGAGTGCTGGTGCACTTAATTGCCGAAAGGGTTCTCATTGCTGA